The bacterium DNA window TGATCATCAGTGATGACCAAAGGCTTTCCCAATTTGGAAAGAGGTTTGGGGATATATTTAAGGAAAAAGGGCCAATCTCTGGATTATATACAGGGCTTTATTATTCAGATTGTGAAAGAAACCTTGTCCTTGCCTCTGATCTGCCATTTTTGGAAAGCCCTCTTATTGAATACATATTGAAAGGGCAGCCTACGAGCATCCTTCTAGCACCCGAGCACCAGAATAATATTCAAGCTATTGTTCCCACCATAGATGGAATTCCAGAGCCTTTTTGTGCGATATATTTAAAAGAAACCCTTCCTTTAATAAAGGAGCAGATAGAGAATAACGAGCTTTCCCT harbors:
- a CDS encoding molybdenum cofactor guanylyltransferase, with protein sequence MRGIILAKEKSQRLSLNKAFIEIEGEFLIERIIKTIKPYCKDILIISDDQRLSQFGKRFGDIFKEKGPISGLYTGLYYSDCERNLVLASDLPFLESPLIEYILKGQPTSILLAPEHQNNIQAIVPTIDGIPEPFCAIYLKETLPLIKEQIENNELSLQGLIKRLKVKYVNCNKFRNCFFNLNREEDLVKCLR